Proteins encoded in a region of the Mycobacteriales bacterium genome:
- a CDS encoding AMP-binding protein: TAAEAAYVVADCGAKALFADVRFAEVAKAAAAAAKPTLALSIGGAIEGFTGLEQAVADYSGDDLPDARLGTTMMYTSGTTGRPKGVHREITGKMSDSSMAMTQRLRDAAGFQPGKDASLITGPLYHAAPLLFGLSMPLAFGTTVVLMDGWDAEEMLQLVQQHAITHMHLVPTMFHRLLSLPAEVRESYDVSSLRQIWHGAAPCPVPVKQQMIEWLGPIIWEYYGATEGLTTIVDSHEWLARPGTVGRPEDGQVEIRDDDGNRLPAGTPGTVYIAASPDSRFRYHGDEAKTADTYRGDYYTVGDIGYLDEDGWLFLTDRSANLIISGGVNIYPAEVEAVLITHPAVGDVAVIGVPSEEWGEVVKAVVEVQPGLAGDDALAAELMEFARSRLAGYKCPRSVDFVDRLPREDNGKLYKRKLREAYRLAAGSDNVG; encoded by the coding sequence ACCGCAGCGGAGGCGGCGTACGTCGTCGCGGACTGCGGTGCGAAGGCGCTGTTCGCCGACGTCCGGTTCGCCGAGGTGGCGAAGGCCGCGGCGGCCGCCGCCAAGCCCACCCTCGCGCTGTCGATCGGCGGTGCTATCGAAGGCTTCACCGGCCTCGAGCAAGCAGTGGCGGACTACTCCGGCGACGACCTGCCGGACGCGCGGCTCGGTACGACGATGATGTACACCTCCGGCACGACCGGGCGCCCCAAGGGTGTGCATCGCGAGATCACCGGCAAGATGAGCGACTCGTCGATGGCGATGACCCAACGGCTACGCGACGCGGCGGGCTTCCAGCCGGGCAAAGACGCCTCGCTCATCACCGGCCCGCTCTATCACGCGGCGCCGCTGCTGTTCGGGCTGAGCATGCCGCTTGCCTTCGGCACCACCGTTGTGCTGATGGACGGCTGGGACGCCGAGGAGATGCTCCAGCTCGTCCAGCAGCACGCCATCACGCACATGCATCTCGTGCCGACGATGTTCCACCGGCTGCTGTCCCTGCCGGCCGAGGTACGCGAGTCCTACGACGTCAGCTCGCTGCGCCAGATCTGGCACGGCGCCGCGCCCTGTCCGGTGCCGGTGAAGCAGCAGATGATCGAGTGGCTCGGGCCGATCATCTGGGAGTACTACGGCGCCACCGAAGGCTTGACGACGATCGTCGACTCCCACGAGTGGCTGGCGCGGCCGGGCACTGTCGGACGCCCCGAGGACGGCCAGGTCGAGATCCGCGACGACGACGGCAACCGGCTGCCCGCCGGCACGCCGGGGACCGTCTACATCGCGGCGTCGCCGGACTCCCGGTTCCGCTACCACGGCGACGAGGCGAAGACCGCCGACACCTATCGCGGCGACTACTACACCGTCGGTGACATCGGCTACCTGGACGAGGACGGCTGGCTGTTTCTCACCGACCGCAGCGCGAACCTGATCATCTCCGGCGGCGTGAACATCTATCCCGCCGAGGTCGAGGCCGTCCTCATCACGCATCCCGCGGTCGGCGACGTGGCGGTGATCGGCGTACCCAGCGAGGAGTGGGGAGAGGTGGTCAAGGCCGTCGTCGAGGTCCAGCCCGGGCTGGCCGGCGACGACGCGCTCGCTGCCGAGCTGATGGAGTTCGCCCGGAGCAGGCTCGCCGGCTACAAGTGCCCGCGCAGCGTGGACTTCGTCGACCGGCTGCCGCGGGAGGACAACGGCAAGCTGTACAAGCGCAAGCTCCGCGAGGCGTATCGGCTCGCCGCCGGCAGCGATAACGTCGGATGA
- a CDS encoding ferredoxin, whose translation MRVSIDSVKCQGHGRCYTLAPEVFDEDGEGQGLVLGSGDVAPDQEAAVHLAEANCPEGAVVIEK comes from the coding sequence ATGCGCGTTTCGATCGACAGTGTGAAATGTCAGGGCCATGGGCGCTGCTACACCCTGGCTCCCGAGGTCTTCGACGAGGACGGCGAGGGCCAGGGTCTCGTGCTCGGCTCCGGCGACGTCGCGCCTGACCAGGAGGCGGCCGTTCATCTCGCCGAGGCCAACTGCCCTGAAGGCGCAGTGGTGATCGAGAAGTGA